The Oleidesulfovibrio alaskensis DSM 16109 genome has a segment encoding these proteins:
- the rfbC gene encoding dTDP-4-dehydrorhamnose 3,5-epimerase: MEFIRTEFPGLTCIRPRVFHDSRGFFLESFRARLFAEQGLPEEFVQDNHACSAQAGVVRGLHMQLPPAAQGKLVWVTRGSVFDVALDLRTGSPTYGKAYTAVLSAANFLRLFIPRGFAHGYMTLEPHTEFQYKVDAYYAPQAEAGIRWDDPDLDIPWPDMEAVLSPKDAELPRLCDFASPFVYVP; the protein is encoded by the coding sequence ATGGAGTTCATCCGGACAGAATTTCCGGGGCTGACATGTATCCGTCCACGGGTTTTTCATGACAGCAGAGGCTTTTTTCTGGAGTCATTCCGGGCACGCCTTTTTGCAGAACAGGGCCTGCCGGAAGAGTTTGTACAGGACAATCATGCCTGTTCTGCACAGGCAGGCGTGGTGCGCGGGCTGCACATGCAGCTGCCCCCCGCGGCGCAGGGCAAACTGGTATGGGTGACGCGGGGCAGCGTGTTTGATGTGGCGCTGGACCTGCGCACGGGATCACCCACATACGGTAAAGCCTACACAGCGGTGCTCAGTGCCGCAAACTTTCTGCGCCTGTTCATTCCCCGGGGCTTCGCGCACGGCTACATGACACTGGAACCCCACACCGAGTTCCAGTACAAAGTCGATGCCTATTACGCTCCGCAGGCAGAAGCCGGAATACGCTGGGACGATCCGGACCTTGATATCCCGTGGCCGGACATGGAAGCGGTGCTGTCTCCCAAGGATGCGGAGCTGCCCCGCCTGTGCGATTTCGCCTCCCCTTTTGTCTATGTTCCCTGA
- a CDS encoding response regulator, translating to MASRQEMTESGAIAACGEGADSRSLEAEILRLRQREKELLHERQMLKDILKAIPDMLTVHDRDGNVMFSNCKPNEDCWQHHGGTKHGLRCYQCHFHGDRNCEDCYIPDVFDSGEQRVVEMYNPDMKSFRSITVFPVRDGQGDVTMVAEYVRDVTATRNLERELRVAKEAAEAADRAKSEFLASMSHEIRTPMNGVLGMLDLAMTTSLDEEQREYLEAVQNSAEALLSLINDILDFSKIEAGMVELDQQVFRLSKRLSSLHTMFVHRAAERNLEFAINISPDVPDGLSGDPLRLRQIVVNLLDNAFKFTDQGQVVLSVEVLERGAENVLLQFSVQDTGPGILERHQERIFDSFAQADASFTRRHQGSGLGLAICKRLTGLMGGDIKVRSTPGEGSTFVFSARFGVAVLDEEPVRVRSRTAEPAPVRGRILVAEDHPMNLMFIEKFLKKQGYESVSVTDGSEVVPALTRSRFDLVLMDIAMPAMDGMEATRAVRAATGMKTPSDVPIIAMTAHAMKGDREQFLEAGMDDYIGKPINSDNLRSMIIRHLQARRKS from the coding sequence ATGGCATCACGTCAGGAGATGACTGAAAGCGGAGCGATAGCGGCCTGTGGCGAAGGCGCTGATTCCCGTTCGCTGGAGGCGGAGATTCTGCGCCTGCGCCAGCGTGAAAAGGAACTGCTGCATGAGCGGCAGATGCTTAAGGATATTCTGAAAGCCATTCCCGACATGCTGACGGTGCATGACCGAGACGGCAATGTCATGTTCAGCAATTGCAAGCCCAACGAGGACTGCTGGCAGCATCATGGCGGAACCAAACACGGTTTGCGCTGTTATCAGTGCCATTTCCACGGCGACCGCAACTGTGAAGACTGTTATATTCCCGATGTGTTCGATTCCGGCGAACAGCGTGTTGTGGAAATGTACAACCCCGACATGAAGAGTTTTCGCTCCATTACTGTGTTTCCCGTGCGTGACGGGCAGGGTGATGTGACCATGGTGGCCGAATATGTGCGCGATGTGACCGCCACCCGTAATCTGGAGCGCGAACTGCGCGTGGCAAAAGAGGCCGCCGAGGCTGCCGACAGGGCGAAAAGTGAATTTCTGGCTTCCATGAGCCATGAGATACGCACCCCCATGAACGGCGTGCTGGGCATGCTTGATCTGGCCATGACAACCAGTCTGGATGAAGAGCAGCGGGAGTACCTCGAAGCAGTGCAGAATTCTGCGGAAGCCCTTCTTTCGCTGATAAACGATATTCTGGATTTTTCTAAGATCGAAGCTGGAATGGTGGAGCTGGATCAGCAGGTCTTCCGTCTCAGCAAGCGTCTTTCTTCACTGCATACCATGTTTGTGCACCGTGCCGCTGAACGGAACCTTGAGTTCGCCATCAACATTTCCCCCGACGTGCCGGACGGATTGTCCGGTGACCCGCTGCGTCTGCGGCAGATTGTGGTTAACCTGCTTGATAATGCTTTCAAGTTCACCGATCAGGGGCAGGTGGTGCTGAGTGTGGAAGTGCTGGAGCGCGGAGCGGAGAATGTTCTGCTGCAGTTCAGCGTGCAGGATACCGGTCCCGGCATTCTGGAGAGACATCAGGAGCGTATTTTCGACAGTTTTGCCCAGGCCGATGCGTCGTTTACCCGCAGACATCAGGGGTCCGGGCTCGGGCTGGCCATCTGCAAACGCCTGACCGGTCTTATGGGCGGCGACATCAAAGTGCGCAGCACGCCGGGAGAAGGCAGTACTTTTGTGTTCTCCGCACGGTTCGGCGTAGCCGTGCTGGACGAGGAACCCGTACGGGTGCGCAGCCGCACAGCAGAACCTGCGCCGGTGCGCGGGCGGATTCTTGTGGCGGAAGATCACCCCATGAATCTGATGTTTATCGAAAAATTTCTTAAAAAGCAGGGGTACGAATCTGTCAGCGTGACTGATGGCAGCGAGGTGGTTCCCGCACTCACGCGGTCACGGTTTGATCTGGTGCTGATGGACATAGCCATGCCCGCCATGGACGGCATGGAGGCGACCCGCGCCGTGCGTGCTGCCACGGGTATGAAGACCCCCAGTGATGTGCCTATTATTGCCATGACGGCGCACGCCATGAAAGGCGACAGAGAGCAGTTTCTTGAAGCCGGAATGGACGATTACATAGGTAAGCCCATCAACTCCGACAATCTGCGCAGTATGATTATCCGGCACCTGCAGGCCCGGCGCAAAAGCTGA